TCATTGGCCGACCTGCTTTACCCAACTGAGCTAAAATGCCGCCCCATGTTGTTTCATTTGCAAAGATGCACCAAAAAATCTCAATATCTCGTCTTGTTTATAGTATcgagatatatcgtatcgttGCCCCTGTATTGCGATATATATCGTATTGACAGAttcttgccaatactcacccctatttAATAGATTACGTTTTTTGTAAAAGTATGTACACAAGTGGGAAGAACAGCTGATGTATGAAATACCTTCTTCAGAGTCATCCGTTATAGATGTCACAGTTTGTCTCTTTGCTTCAGAGGGTCCTGCTGAAATAATGCAGCACTGTTAATTCGTaaatgtttactttttctaCGAGATTCTAAAGTTAACAGTAGCAAGCATAGTAGAGAGAAATACCTTCAGCATCATCACAGTCTGACTCGACATGGTGTGGCCTTCTTGGTGTAGAggatgctgttaaaaaaaaaaatctgttttaataTTTCTCTGTGTACATGAAAACAGGGAAGATTATAGGGTGCATGGGTTTGTGGGATACCTGAGGACAGGGTGTCCTCACCACACTCAGAGGAAGGCgtctttctttttcctcctgAGGATTCTTTAACAAATCAGACAGTTATTAACTCACTAAAGTTGTCTTAATGGTCTTTGAACATATTCTAGTAACAAAGTGGGTCTCCGTTCACACCTCTCCATAAAGACATTTGTTGTGCAGGACAATCACCCAGAAGAAAGacttaaatgttaaaatcaccTGAGGATGGACGTCTCAAACAAGAGTCCTTCTCCGTCTCCATGTCTGAGACCTCACTGTCCCCAGCTTCTAGCacttgctctaaaaatcaggtatcagaaagtgtgaaaaaacatttgttctGAAATAAATGTAAGTATAAACTGAATATAGGTCATTACCATTAGGACTGATGTGAATTTGGTCCAGGCTCATTCCCTTGAATTCTGACAATCGTCCTTGTTCTAGCGCACACAGCACTTTGCTGACTTTAGCCAACTCCATAGTTCCTTCAGGTAGTCTATAAAACTGTCTATGGACCCGAATGTCGTGGCCAAGAAAATTAGCCATAATGTCCATCTCGTGATCCTTCAGGTTCAGGACTGTTGACAGTGTAGAGATCTGCTTCCTCAGCTTGGTTGAGGAAAGAGTTTCAGGATGTTTGGCTCCACATTCCTTTGCAATCAGTCTGATGGCATCTGATCCCCTCAAATGAGTCTCTGCTTCAGGTCTTGAGAAGAAAAAGGGATTTTCATCAGGAGTGCCACAGGCCCTCCGATATGCAACCAATGCTTCCATTGAACTGAGCATGTCTGGTGTCAGAAGGATGGGAACTTTCCTGTTCCTCTTCCCCCTTATTTCAATGCGTTGAAAATGTTGACAAAGCTTTTGCTCCAAAGGGGAAAGTCCTTCTGCCAGATCAGAGTGTACTCCTGTGGTGTCTCTGAGGGTAAAAGCACTCAGTGGCATCTTTGACACCTCACCCTCTCTCCTGCGGTTGAACAAGATGACCTCACATAGAGTCAAAGTAGCTAGCTTGGACCAGTTTCTCTTATTTGGAtcctttttaagtgttttttggtACTCTTCCCTACACTTATCAAGATGCATGTGCATCATCTTCACATCTTCAGTGAAGGGGAGAAGATTGGGGGTGTTCCATTTAGCCTCTCTTAGAGTTTGTAAAGCTtgtgatgacacacacacatcccacCTTTTCCCATACAAACTGCGGCTCTTCTGCACATTCTTCAGAAACTCCTCACCGTCAGACCCAGCCATCTGCGCGTCACACTCTAAAATATCTGCAATCTTCTTTAGACTGTGACCGAGCTTCAAAGCTAGTGAGGGAGTTTTATAGATGTTTTTGTCCTCATCGAAGCCGGCCACATCTTTTACCGCCTGGACCACATAGTTGAAGTTAGAGGGTAAATAAAAGTCctcaatttttttaagtttgccAGACTTTCTTGAGTGGCGAAGTAGTCTGCCGATCTCCCGCATTTTTTGTCTAATATATTCATGTTTGGTTTTGTCATGTCCATGTTTTGCAAACAAATGTTCTCCAAGTCTCAAAATACTTTTCTCCTCTTTGATAATGACTGCGACTTCATCTTGGTGCATGGCATTCACCAGCTCCCAAACCTTTCTGCCAACTCCTTCTGGGACTGGCTGTGCAAAGGCACACAGTGATTGGATCCTGCTTTTACCTGGCTTTTTCGTTGCACACTTTTGTGCAAGCTTGCACCTCGACATGTGCCTCCATAATGACTTTCTTTTAAGGAGAGCTTCACAGTTTATACAGTGCATGTAGTCACCTGCTTTCACTTCATCCCCAGATTGCTGGCTTGGGATCAGTGTTCCACAACCAGTTTTTAGGACCTCATTATTATGTGCCCTATTTCCTTTGTTTCTAATTAGGTCCAAATGCAATTTTCGTTCTTTTGTTTTCAGTGGAAAACTTGTTGCTTGTGCCACAGCTGGTTCATTGCTGTGTTTGCGAATCAAGTGCCGTGCCATTTTATGGCAGTGCAGAGGACAGTACAGACaatagtgttttttgttgtaaaccCGAGCTCCATCTCTCTTTTTCTGGAGCCTCAAAACTGACACATTTCCTGAGTTTGTATCACTTGAGTGCCCACTCTCTACTCTCTCACCCTGAGAAGGCAACTTGCTGGACACAGTCTTCCTATTGTAAGTCTTTATGAACTTCTTTCGTCTTTTCAGTTTCACTGGTGACGCCTTGCTTTCAGGATCACATGATACATCTGAACTGCTCTCATTTACTGAGTCCTTTGAAGGAAAGTAGTCATCCCCACTGCCCTCATTTGTTGAGTCTGTTGATGGACAATATTCATCTCCACTGCTCTCCATGCAGCTCTTAGAGGCTTCTGACTTAGCAGGTGTCTTGGAGAGTAATTCCAAAGATTCGTAGGTGAGctgaaaacataaatataacatCTGCTAAATATTTGTCATAAATAATAACCAGGCATGAATCTCTAACACTGTGAGCCCATTGTCAAAACTGATAGTGAAACTTTGAGTGTCATGGTGTTAAGCGTTACTGTCTAGAGTGTTAACAGCAATAAGATTAAATAGAGGAtgagagaagaaaaataatgcatACAAACTTACAAATACGCTGTCAGTTCTTTCCAGTGGTGGAACTTCTGGGTCAACACTGACAGAGCTTGAACTTTCAGTTGGAATTTTCTCACTACTGGAGCTTGTTTCCTTTGTtggaaaaatgacaatataaatatccataatacaaatatgaaacATAACCAGTAACTTCCAGGGCATTTGTTCAATGAGGACACAATACAGCTCCTCAAGTACTGCTGGGACCAAATGATTTTTCTGAACTCATTTGACATAGACCTGCACATTatgaaaaactgcaaaaaaagcaGATCAGGTGGTTGGGATTTTGTAATAGTTTCAGAAGCATAAGGTTTTGCTGCTAGTTCCAAAGTAATGTGACAGGCTGCAGTCAGACAGACTGAGTTTAATGACTGAGGGGCTAGCTGTACTGACCACATGACATACACAAAGCAGAAATCTGATTATCATTTTAtaataggcctgggcaataatTCCACAACAATATATATTGATCAATAGACATGTAGttaaatagaaaacaaatgGGTCGATATAAAGTTCGATAGAAAAACAGTTTCCCTAACTTTTTCATTCTAGGCTATGATGTAGTTTAATACTACAGTCATTGCTTCCTCCCAACCAATAACAAACGCAAACCCAGGCACGCTCCGTCAgcaagccccgcccctctcaaaccCGAATGGAGAGCACATGCATTACAAAAGATTGTCGCTGCGAGGACAGGCGGAGGAAACTGTCCGGAAAAAAAGGTTTCAGTAGTTCACCAGCATGGccatgttttggtttttacagCTCTGACAAAAAGCATCAACAGTTGTTTGCAAAATGTGCAGAGGATCTGAAAAAATTGCCTGGTGACCCAGTAATACATCGATcttcaaaatgtttgaaaacacCTGCAGCTGGAGAAAATCAAATTCACATTGAAAGGCCAGGAACATAAGTTTATTCAAGTTTGGCATCCCCTTCTTGATTTTATAGAAACTTTATTTACcccgttttcttttttttctctttttccctgttgttgttctttctcttatatatatatatatatatgtatatatatatacacaatttTGACAagcgtttttatttttttaaatcgatatgattttttttccctatcTCGTCCAATCCTACCTTTATAAAATCAATAAAGCTGGACAAGTGTGACAGCACATATAAGAAAAGGTGTTCGAGGCTCTTTTACACTACTGAG
This genomic stretch from Gouania willdenowi unplaced genomic scaffold, fGouWil2.1 scaffold_424_arrow_ctg1, whole genome shotgun sequence harbors:
- the LOC114460324 gene encoding uncharacterized protein LOC114460324 isoform X2 produces the protein MSSELIPDSNSWPSGRSHEEKSSSESPPEVLAPCNSLETSSSSEKIPTESSSSVSVDPEVPPLERTDSVFLTYESLELLSKTPAKSEASKSCMESSGDEYCPSTDSTNEGSGDDYFPSKDSVNESSSDVSCDPESKASPVKLKRRKKFIKTYNRKTVSSKLPSQGERVESGHSSDTNSGNVSVLRLQKKRDGARVYNKKHYCLYCPLHCHKMARHLIRKHSNEPAVAQATSFPLKTKERKLHLDLIRNKGNRAHNNEVLKTGCGTLIPSQQSGDEVKAGDYMHCINCEALLKRKSLWRHMSRCKLAQKCATKKPGKSRIQSLCAFAQPVPEGVGRKVWELVNAMHQDEVAVIIKEEKSILRLGEHLFAKHGHDKTKHEYIRQKMREIGRLLRHSRKSGKLKKIEDFYLPSNFNYVVQAVKDVAGFDEDKNIYKTPSLALKLGHSLKKIADILECDAQMAGSDGEEFLKNVQKSRSLYGKRWDVCVSSQALQTLREAKWNTPNLLPFTEDVKMMHMHLDKCREEYQKTLKKDPNKRNWSKLATLTLCEVILFNRRREGEVSKMPLSAFTLRDTTGVHSDLAEGLSPLEQKLCQHFQRIEIRGKRNRKVPILLTPDMLSSMEALVAYRRACGTPDENPFFFSRPEAETHLRGSDAIRLIAKECGAKHPETLSSTKLRKQISTLSTVLNLKDHEMDIMANFLGHDIRVHRQFYRLPEGTMELAKVSKVLCALEQGRLSEFKGMSLDQIHISPNEQVLEAGDSEVSDMETEKDSCLRRPSSESSGGKRKTPSSECGEDTLSSASSTPRRPHHVESDCDDAEGPSEAKRQTVTSITDDSEEGTQRYNRAQRGESSVTESSKRRSWTPLEVRAVEKTLKLFLDSGKVPGKADCVDCIKASPQELKTRTWKAVKYYIKNRITAVQRESARRY
- the LOC114460324 gene encoding uncharacterized protein LOC114460324 isoform X1, which produces MSSELIPDSNSWPSGRSHEEKSSSESPPEVLAPCNSLETSSSSEKIPTESSSSVSVDPEVPPLERTDSVFLTYESLELLSKTPAKSEASKSCMESSGDEYCPSTDSTNEGSGDDYFPSKDSVNESSSDVSCDPESKASPVKLKRRKKFIKTYNRKTVSSKLPSQGERVESGHSSDTNSGNVSVLRLQKKRDGARVYNKKHYCLYCPLHCHKMARHLIRKHSNEPAVAQATSFPLKTKERKLHLDLIRNKGNRAHNNEVLKTGCGTLIPSQQSGDEVKAGDYMHCINCEALLKRKSLWRHMSRCKLAQKCATKKPGKSRIQSLCAFAQPVPEGVGRKVWELVNAMHQDEVAVIIKEEKSILRLGEHLFAKHGHDKTKHEYIRQKMREIGRLLRHSRKSGKLKKIEDFYLPSNFNYVVQAVKDVAGFDEDKNIYKTPSLALKLGHSLKKIADILECDAQMAGSDGEEFLKNVQKSRSLYGKRWDVCVSSQALQTLREAKWNTPNLLPFTEDVKMMHMHLDKCREEYQKTLKKDPNKRNWSKLATLTLCEVILFNRRREGEVSKMPLSAFTLRDTTGVHSDLAEGLSPLEQKLCQHFQRIEIRGKRNRKVPILLTPDMLSSMEALVAYRRACGTPDENPFFFSRPEAETHLRGSDAIRLIAKECGAKHPETLSSTKLRKQISTLSTVLNLKDHEMDIMANFLGHDIRVHRQFYRLPEGTMELAKVSKVLCALEQGRLSEFKGMSLDQIHISPNEQVLEAGDSEVSDMETEKDSCLRRPSSESSGGKRKTPSSECGEDTLSSASSTPRRPHHVESDCDDAEAGPSEAKRQTVTSITDDSEEGTQRYNRAQRGESSVTESSKRRSWTPLEVRAVEKTLKLFLDSGKVPGKADCVDCIKASPQELKTRTWKAVKYYIKNRITAVQRESARRY